From the genome of Canis lupus familiaris isolate Mischka breed German Shepherd chromosome 20, alternate assembly UU_Cfam_GSD_1.0, whole genome shotgun sequence:
ACCCTGCCACACATCAGAGCTCCGAACCATAAACAACAAGAAAGGGCTGGTCAGGAAGCCCCAGCCTGTCCGCCTCAGTGGAGTGGATTCTGTGTTTGGCAGGGTCATCACAGCTCAGCCACCGAAATGGACTGGGACCTTCAGAGTTTCAGACAAATCAGCCTTTTGCAAAATCATCAGCCGGGAGAACCAGTGGCCCACTGGACTTAAGGAACCTCAGATTCAGATGACAGTGACCATGTGTAAACAGATGCTGCGCTCTATCCTTTTACTGTATGCAACGTACAAGAAGTGCACCTTTGCCTTGCAACACTCCAAGTAAAGGATCCCCATGTGATTCCGTTTCTTATAACACATCCTATGCTGTGTGCCTGAAGCTTACAGAAACCTGTTCATGTAAAGGAAACTGACATCACCTGAGCCATCTTGCTTTTCTGTCAAGCACTGACAATTCAGGAacccctttcctcctttcctccccaaaGGCCAGTGACAGAGCAAAGGAGAGCATTTCCATTGTAAAGATGAACAACATTTAAAAGAGAGTCAAACTAGTGTTGACATGTACATGTGAGAAAGAACCATTAAACCGTATAAACCAATGAGCCTAGTGTGAACTCACTTAAACATCTAAGACCAAAATGAGTTGGGAAAATGGGTatcaaggaaggaaataatggctTTCCATGTACATGAGAATGAGGGGGTCAAAAATCTATAGACGactcaagcattaaaaaaaaaaaaaaaaaatctccccccatcaaatcaacaacaaaaatcttaatCAACCCCATCCTAATGCCACTGCAGAGTGCAAAAGTGGGTAGTAATATCAGCAAATATTAAGGAATATTTATAACCTGGCAAGAAAGAACTTAGAAGCAACAATGAAACTGGGCTTTCAACACATGAGAACTTGGAAGCTCAATGAAACTTAGCTTTCAACACATGAGagctcttcatttcattttagctGGTGTActactattttatttcaaataaactaaTTCTGTAGCATTGTTATAATGAGTCTATAGGTATAACTCAGAataatgtggaaataaaataaatatgtatacaaagTCAATATGAGTTTGATGGTACCTTTTCCCTCTTTATCCTGTATCTACATGATGaccaaaagttttttaaaaagcagccagAACTTTCCTTTTGACTTTCTTTGGGCATTGACCAGAAATTCGTCACTCTTCCAAAAATATCACAAAGATCTTCTCAACTCACATAGAGATGGCTCTTAGAATAGGAAACATGATTTTAATTGGTAGAACTGATGTGTTGGCACcagtttccattttctctctgcaTAAACTCCAATTGAATTCCTTGTAATCCTTGATTTATGAAGGAAATTCAGAAAGAGGAATGAGGTGGTTAAGGCAGaacttaaaacaatttatttgtaaaactgTTACAATCCTAAATTTCTGAGTTTCAAAACTAGCTCCCAAAGCCCAGAATTGTGACTCTTCACAGCACAACAGTCCATGTTTGCCCAGACTGCTAGGTAATGCTACAGTGGAACCCTGAGCTAGGGTCTTGATGATATTAGATAACCTATGAAATATACAATTAAGTTGGTTCAGTAAAGCCCACCCTCCTAATGACAAAACAAGATGCTTCCAGTAAGGAAGGCAGATAGCAGATTTCAAATCCTGAACACAAAATGGGAAGAGGCTagcagagatggggaggggacATCAGTCTCTCTGTGGTCTAATCGGAGTCTTCACTCTCATCACTATCTTGATC
Proteins encoded in this window:
- the FANCD2OS gene encoding FANCD2 opposite strand protein isoform X3 — translated: MAGYQLWSPWTPLDESFQWLRHTTPTPSSKHPFRASPCFPHTPSDLEVQLCFQEVTLVLDSPFLEPGMSPKLPCHTSELRTINNKKGLVRKPQPVRLSGVDSVFGRVITAQPPKWTGTFRVSDKSAFCKIISRENQWPTGLKEPQIQMTVTMCKQMLRSILLLYATYKKCTFALQHSK
- the FANCD2OS gene encoding FANCD2 opposite strand protein isoform X2; translation: MTVISGWWEWRGLSMAGYQLWSPWTPLDESFQWLRHTTPTPSSKHPFRASPCFPHTPSDLEVQLCFQEVTLVLDSPFLEPGMSPKLPCHTSELRTINNKKGLVRKPQPVRLSGVDSVFGRVITAQPPKWTGTFRVSDKSAFCKIISRENQWPTGLKEPQIQMTVTMCKQMLRSILLLYATYKKCTFALQHSK
- the FANCD2OS gene encoding FANCD2 opposite strand protein isoform X1, with the translated sequence MRPGNSGCHSGASGPRSSAGLSMAGYQLWSPWTPLDESFQWLRHTTPTPSSKHPFRASPCFPHTPSDLEVQLCFQEVTLVLDSPFLEPGMSPKLPCHTSELRTINNKKGLVRKPQPVRLSGVDSVFGRVITAQPPKWTGTFRVSDKSAFCKIISRENQWPTGLKEPQIQMTVTMCKQMLRSILLLYATYKKCTFALQHSK